In Paludibacter propionicigenes WB4, the genomic window CAGGAATCATTGCTGCCAAATCTTTGATGTTACCCATCTTCTTTATTTGCTGAATCTGAGAAATAAAATCATTAAAGTCGAATTGATTTTTGGCAATACGTTTCTGAAGTCTGCGGGCATCTTCTTCATCATATTGTTCCTGAGCGCGTTCCACCAACGAAACAATATCACCCATTCCCAAAATACGATCGGCCATACGTTCCGGATAAAACACATCCAACGCATCCATCTTCTCACCTGTACCAACAAATTTTATCGGTTTGTTAACCACCGAACGGATAGAAAGAGCTGCACCACCCCGGGTATCTCCATCGAGCTTAGTCAGAATTACACCATCAAAGTCTAATCTGTCGTTGAATTCTTTAGCAGTATTCACAGCATCCTGACCAGTCATTGAGTCAACCACAAAAAGAATTTCCTGTGGATTAATAGCCTTTTTGATAGCTGCAATTTCGTTCATCATCGCCTCATCCACCGCTAAACGACCAGCAGTATCGACAATGACTACATCATTTCCATGCAATTTTGCATGTTTGATGGCTGCTTCAGCTATCGAAACCGGATTTTTGCTTTCTAAATCGCTATAAACAGGAACTCCAAGCTGCTCACCAAGAACTTTCAACTGCTCAATTGCAGCAGGACGATAGACATCACAAGCCACTAAAAGCGGATTTTTGCTTCGTTTGGTTTTTAATAAGTTTGCAAGTTTACCGGAGAAAGTAGTTTTACCGGAACCTTGTAATCCGGACATTAAAATAACGGTTGGCGATCCTTTGAGATTAATATCCACACTTGCTCCACCCATCAACTGAGCCAATTCGTCGTGAACAATTTTCACCATCAACTGATTTGGTTTCAGTGACGTAAGTACATTTTGACCAATGGCTTTTTCTTTGACAGTATCTGTAAAGGTTTTAGCTATTTTGAAGTTAACATCGGCATCCAAAAGAGCTTTACGCACATCTTTCAGCGTTTCGGCCACGTTGATTTCGGAGATTTTACCTTCTCCTTTCAGGATCTTGAACGACCTTTCAAGTCTTTCACTAAGAGATTCAAACATAAATTTACTTGTATTTAAAATACCCCTGACCGCAAAAAGGTATTAATTAATGAGTTATACTTCCATAATTTGAGAGCACAAAGGTACAAAAATTAGCCTTATTACCAAACCCGGCAGAGCAGCAATTATTTGTAATCAGCTAAATAAATTCTGACTTCACAAACTGAATTAAATCGGGGAAAAATTGATGAAATTTCTCTTCCAGCTCATCGTGATTCAGAATCAGAAAATCAATTGTTTTATCCGGATCAATCGCTGGGATTTTATGATTTGACATTATTTGAAGTGAAGACTTTAGCCCTTCAAGCGTTGAATACCGCTTAAGTCTGTTAGTAGTAATGAAATGAAAAACAAATCGCTTGACTTTAATCGGCAGGTATTTGTAATAAAACAGCAGATCCACATAAAATCTAAAAGCAAATGTATTCAACCTGACTCCGGCATAATCGGAGAAACTGACAGCCAGAAAATAATCGAAATACATATCGACTACAATGCCCGAATAACGACCAAAAACAGGACGTAACATTCCAATAGTTTCAATAACAACAGGATGAGAATCTGTAAATGAATCAATTTTTCGATGTAAGACGATCCCAGCCCTAATACGCGAAGGCTGTGAATTCAACTGATTCCCTTTTACAAAATCGCCTATAAAATTTCCAATTTTTACCTGTGAGTCAGTCCCTGACAAAAAAATATGCGCTAAATAATTCAAAACGAAAAAGTATTTACATAAAACGACAAATCAGACTCACATGTTTTGTCTTTATTATTTTAAAATGATATGCTTTCTGAAATCAATCATTCCTTTAAAACTACGGTCGAAGTTAGATATTGGAGTAGTATTAATTGCTTTAACTTTGGACGACGAAGACACTTTAAAAGCTCCCGATGAAATATGATTTAAAGCCTGAGCTAAACTTGCATCGTTAACATCACCCCATGATCTGTTGTAAGAATCGTAAGCTTTTACTCCAGGATACTTAACTGTTCCGGGAGTCATACCCGCATAATAACCACCTTCTTTGTTAGCATTTACGGTTTCAAACGAAACGGCGTAAAGGTCGTATCCTTCTTTAGGCGTTGTTTGTTTATCTGAATACCCAATAGGCGTAGCCCAAAAACCGCAGGGTTTCCCATAAGTTGTCTGACCAATCAAAAACAAATTCCCGCTGTAGTATGGACGCAGATTATTAATAAGCAATTCTGCTGCAGAAGCAGTACCTCCACTTACAATAAAGTAAATTTCAGTCGGCTGGAAAGAGTTTGTTTTAGCGAAATTGGTTGTAAGACTGGTTCTTTGTGAGGTATAGTATTGTGTCAAACCCTGATTCATTTTATACGAATACATAACTTTTCCATTTGCTGAAGCCGGAGCTAATAAGCTGCAAAATTTCTCGCAGGTCTCAACAGAACCACCTCCATTATAACGTAAATCTACAATAAGATATTGCACTCCATTGGTTTCGAATTTAGCGATAGTATTACTAAGCTCAGTCTGCGAACTTGCTCCCAAAAACTGATTGAAAACCATGTATCCAACCTTTTTAGCCCCAACACTCATCACTGCATCGTACAACACACTATTGATAGCATACGATCCGACCGCCAGAGATGCATCTAAGGTTGTTCCATCTGGCTTCTTAAAGGTAAACGATGCTGTATTTGAATAAAATAACGAATTCACCATATTAGTGTAACCCGCCGAAGTAGGCACCAGATAACCTTGTGAATCGGCGTCAGGATGAACGGCATCACTTCCATTTATTTTTATAATTTCGTAAGACCTGGCTACTCCCGCCAATCCAGCAGGAGAATCTTTGTAAACGTAAGTAACAAAAAATGAAACCTGATTGGATGAGTTATAACCTGCCGTTACCATGAAGCCATAATCGCCGCTTGCAGTTCCTTGTCCTATTTCGCCACTTAGATTGCCTATTTTATCCAAAAAGCTGTAATGATCAATAGCTCTTCCTGTTTCTGAATTTATTTTCAAACCAGTCAGATAGGTCAAAGCATCATCGGGGGTATTGTATTTTCGTGGATCAAAAGCCGATGGCAGCGCATCAGTCCACAAATAAATATCCTTCATGTTCGAAAATACATCATAAGACCAATGCTGTTCTTTTGTCAGACTGGTCAGGCTGACAGCTATCGAAACTGTTGATTTATCGTTGTCTGCATTTTTATCTGTAACCTTACCACTAATTATCACTGAATTATCAATCGTTCCAAACGCTTCTACCTTTGCTTTTATAGTTAATACGACAGTAGCATTCTTAGCCAAATCACCGATCAGCCATTTACCCGATTGCGAGTCATAACTTCCTTTATCCGGAGTAGAACTTACCAACGTGAGTCCGGAAGACAAGGTATCAGCCACAACCACACCCTGTGCATCACGCGACCCTATATTTTGCGCTGTAATGGTATATACCACAGATCCATCAATGGCAGGAGACGAATTATCCACAACACACGAAACCTTAAGATCAGTTTCAGGACCCGTCGGCGGAGTCACTTCATCTTTTTTGCAAGAAAACAATAAAAAGAAAAATAGAAAGGGCAATAACAAATCAAACCTGAATTTAAATAAACTTCTTTTCATAACTCATTAATTTATAAAACACAAACACAGAAAAAAAACATCGATCAGTCAGCCATATAAAAAGTCCAATTACTTTCAACGCTAGACATTTGGCAGACACATATTAATTGGCTTAGGCACAAAATAACAATGGATTATTAAATTAGTTTGCACAAAAACAATCATATATTTAACACGTCAAAGATACTAAAATTCTAATATAAAATAAACAGCAAGAACAATTTAAAAAGGGACTATAAAAACATATGGTATATTTTATATCCGGGAAGTAAAACAAATAAAACATATGAGTCGGAATTGAGTTCAGCTTTTTCATCGAAATTTCATATATTTGTAGTGACTAAACTTCGATCATTAGAATTACAATATAACATTTTTGTCTGCGTAATTAAAGCCACTAAGAATCTTTCTATGAAAAGTAAATATATAATAATACTGGTGCTTTTGGTTGGTTTAGTAATTCTGGCCGTCATTGAATACCGAAAATACATTTCGCCCAAAGGTATCAACATTGACAAAAATAAATACCCAATCACCGGAATAGACATTTCAAAACATACAGGCATAATTAACTGGGAACATATAAAAAAACAGAAAATCAGTTTTGTCTATATAAAAGCCACCGAAGGGCAAGACTACATTGATCCAAACTACTACATAAACTTAGCCAGAGCCCGAAAAGCAAACATAAAAGTGGGAGAATATCACTTCTTTCGTTTTAATAAATCGGGAAAAGTTCAAGCCCAAAACTTCTTGTCGCATGCACTTCACGATCCCGAGGAGCTTACTCCTGTGGTGGATATCGAAGAGTGGGGAAATCTACCCATCTACAAAAGCGATGCAGAGATAAAAAAGCAAATCCGTTTATTTTTGATTGAGGTACAATCTGTCATCCATCGAAAAATGATTATTTACACCAATATGGATTCCTACAACCGCTATATAAAAGGCAGTTTTACACAACATCCAATATGGATTTGCTCGTTTAGCAAATCTCCAAAATTACCCGATAACAGAAACTGGCTATTCTGGCAACATGCGCACAACGGAAAACTGAACGGAATCAAAGGCGACGTGGACATGAATACCTTCAATGGCTCCGAACTTGAATGGAAAGCCTATCTGGAAACCCTTAAGTAGCCAATCCCAACCTTTAGAAGAGCAAATATTTGAAAAGTAAGAATGCATTTTCTACTTTTAGATTTCATAAATCAATGTTCATTTAGTTATGATATCAAGATTTATTCTGAAATCGCTCAACAAATGCGCGATTATATTGTTTATAATTTATAATCACGCCATAAATGAATAATCATTTAGTTATAACTTTCTCATGAGACTAAAAGACGAAGATAAAATAAGCAGGATATACCGCGCAGCCATACAGGTAATCAACAAAGATGGATTTCAGGGCAGTTCTATGTCTAAAATAGCCAATGAGGCAGATGTTTCTGCAGCAACAATCTACCTATATTTCGAAAACAAGGACGATATGCTGAAAAAACTCTTCATAGAATCAAAGGCAAACAAAGGTAAATCGTATTTTCACGGAGGAATAAGCCATACACCATCTAAAGGAACTTTCAGAACCATATGGCTCAATCATTATCAATACATTAAAGAGAACATGGACGAGTACATATTTCTTGAAAATTTTTCGAACTGCCCGCTTATCGATCGGATAGAGAAAGAAAATAAACTGGACTATTGCCCCGTTTTTGAAACTCTCTTTGAGCAATCAAAAAAAATACAATTACTTCAGCCGCTACATAATGATATCATTTACAGCTTGCTATTTGCCCCGATAAGCTATATGGTGAAAAAATCAAAATTTCAAGAAACAGAATTATCAACGAACGATTTGATCCAAATTTTTGAAGCCTCATGGAGAGCAATAAGCATTTAACACATAAATTTCATTCTTAATTGAACAATCATTCATTTATAGCTGTTGTAAATACAAAAACTAACTCAAAACATAAAATTATGAGCTTAAAAGACACACTCAACTGGCGTTATGCCACCAAAAGAATGAACGGAAACAAAGTTCCTCAGGAAAAAATCGACAACATTCTGGAAGCTATCAGACTGGCACCTACATCATTTGGGCTGCAACCCTTCAAAGTTATTGTAATTGAAAACCCTGAACTACGCGAGAAAATTTTTAATGAAGCCTGCCAGCAACCTCAGGTAAAAGAAGGTTCTCATATACTTGTTTTTGCAGCAAATAAAAAAGTAAGCGCCGAACAGATTGACGAATACATGCAATTGATTGCAGAAACGAGATCTATTCCGGTTGAAAGCTTAAACGACTTTAAAGCAATGTTTGGTGGAATAGTTGCAGGAACCGCTGAGCAAAATTTTGTTTGGACTGCGCGCCAGGCCTATTTAGCATTTGGAGTTGGAATTGTAGCTGCTGCCAACGAAAAAGTGGATGCAACACCTATGGAAGGATTTAATCCTGCAGCGTTGGATGCAATTCTTGGTTTGTCAGAACAAAATCTAAGCTCAACCACTATTTTAGCGCTGGGCTATCGCGACGAAGCCAATGATTATCTGGCTACAGCAGCAAAAGTGAGAAAGAGCAATAATTCATTATTCGACTTCAAATAATCAGCAATATTAAAGCATTAGTTTTGCCATTGCTTCAAAATCAGAATCAAACGGTAGAATTTCTCTGGAGAAATTCTACCGTTTAAATTTAAACTCCTAAAAATCAAACTTACACAAATTATTCAACAAAACAATAACGCATTAAAAAATGGAATTATTAGACGCATTTAAGTGGCGCTATGCCACTAAAAAATTCGATCCAACCAAAAAAGTTGATCAATCATTGGTAGATAAAATTTTAGAAGCTGCCAGAATTGCCCCAACATCATCGGGATTACAGCCTTTCGAAGTATTTGTTATCACCAATCAGGAATTGAAAAACAAAATCGTGCCTTTTGCTCATGACCAACAAATAGTAGCCGACTGCTCACACCTACTGGTTTTCGCCGCCTGGGATAATTACACCGCAGAACGAATTGACCACATTTACAGTCTGACTACAAGCGAAAGAGAGCAACCAGCGGACAGATACAAAGCCTATACCGACAGATTAAAAGCGCTTTACCTGAACAGACCGGCAGCTGAAAATTTCATTCATACAGCCCGACAGGCATATATCTCATTCGCATTTGCCATTGCTGAAGCTGCATCACTAAAAGTAGACGCAACACCTGTAGAAGGATTCATAAACGATGAAGTTGATAAACTCCTCAATTTAAAAGAAAAAGGATTGAAAAGCGTCACACTGCTGCCTATTGGTTACAGAGACGAAGCAAACGACTGGCTGCTAAACCTAAAGAAAGTTCGCCATCCGAAAGAAGAATTTATCACTGAAATAGCTTAAAAAAACATCATTGACAATATAAAGCCTCAAAACATTTCTGTATTGAGGCTTTATTGTTAGTACCATATTAAATCAGCAAAAAAGCTTGATTATACCTGCTATTCTAAACATTTAGCCTTCAACCTTGTTAGGATAGTGCATTTATGATTGGATCCAATTTATCCGACAAACGGAAATGTCGGTCGATAGGTTCAATTTATAATTTCAATATTTTGTTATTCAAATTTGTTTCCGTACTTTTGCAGCGTAAAAATGTGGAGAGATTTGGACTGCTTGCAACCACAGAAAAAAATGCTAAATCGCAACCTCTTTTCTGCCCTATCAAAGTCCTCCAACTTCCCTGCCGCGTATTTTACATTCAACCAGAATAGTAAATTATAAATCATTAATTAATAGATTATGGGATATTTATTTTCATCCGAATCGGTTTCTGAAGGTCATCCAGACAAAGTAGCCGATCAAATTTCAGATGCTGTCCTCGATAATTTTTTAGCTCAGGACAAAAATTCAAAAGTTGCATGCGAAACGTTAGTAACTACCGGTCAGGTGGTGCTGGCAGGCGAAGTGAAATCAACCGCATACGTGAACGTTCAGGAAGTGGCACGCAAAGTAATTAACCGCATAGGTTACACCAAAAGCGAGTATAAATTCGATGGTGACTCATGTGGTATTTTTTCAGCTTTGCACGAACAATCGAGCGATATCAACCAAGGTGTAGAACGTGCCAATCCAATGGATCAGGGTGCAGGTGACCAGGGAATGATGTTTGGTTATGCAAGTAAGGAAACTAAAAACCTTATGCCGATAGCGCTTGACTTATCTCACGCTTTGGTAGAAGAACTGGCCGCCATACGCCGCGAAGGAAAATATATGACTTACCTCCGCCCCGATTCAAAATCGCAGGTTACAATAGAATACGACGACAATAATCAACCGGTGAAAGTTCACACAGTAGTTGTTTCTACTCAGCACGATGACTTTATTCAACCAACTGCAACTAAAACTCAGGAGCAAGCCGACGATGAAATGTTGAAAACCATTCGTGAGGACGTAAAAAACATTTTGATTCCGCGCGTAAAAGCATTGGATTCTCAGTTTGCTCAATTATTCAAAGATGACATCATATTGCACGTGAACCCAACCGGAAAATTCGTAATTGGCGGACCACACGGCGATACCGGCTTAACCGGACGTAAAATTATTGTAGATACTTACGGAGGAAAAGGCGCTCACGGTGGTGGTGCTTTCTCAGGTAAAGATCCTTCCAAGGTTGACCGCTCGGCTGCATACGCGGCTCGCCACATAGCCAAGAATATTGTTGCTGCCGGATTAGCTAACGAGGTATTGGTACAGGTAGCTTACGCTATCGGAGTAGCAAAACCAATGAATCTTTACATCAATACCTACGGAACAGCACAGGTAAAACTTACCGATGGTGAAATAGCTACTAAAATAGAGAAACTGTTCGATATGCGCCCAAAAGCCATTGAAGAACGATTGAAGTTGCGTTTCCCTATTTACGAAGAAACCGCATCGTACGGTCACGTAGGACGCACTCCGGTAACCGTTACCAAAAACTTCAAAGACGGTAATGGAAAAGATTTTTCTCAAACAGTAGAATTATTTACCTGGGAGAAAACTGACAAAGTAGCTGATATTAAAGCCGAATTCGGACTGTAAACCACAAAGAAAACAGACCAACCAAATAAATAAAAATACCCGATTTACATAGTAAGTCGGGTATTTTTATGTCCGTACAACATTATAGCAGAGAAAGTCGTTTTAGCAAATAAAGAAACTACCATGAGCCAATCGTCGGTTATTCTGTTTGATGGTGTATGCAATCTTTGTTGTGGCTGGATTCGGTTTTTGATCCGGAGAGATAAAAAGGCTGCGTTTACGTTTGTGGCCCTACAATCGGACACAGGGATGACACTACTAGAAACTGTGGACTTAAAAGCAGAGAACTTAACGAGTTCCAACATAAATACCATTGTATATATAAAAAACAATCAGTCATTTATTGAATCGGAAGCTGTATTGGAAATACTGACCAATCTGGGAGGAATATGGAGAATATTCGGGGTGTTGAGATTGATTCCGCTCAGCCTGAGAGACAGAATTTACAGATATATTGCCGCAAAACGTTACAGCTTATTCGGGAAACGCACTTCCTGTTTCTTGCCGACTCCCGAAAATGAAAAAAGATTCTCATTGTAATGCTACAAAATTGATACAATATTACATCTTTTGCTGTAACTTTGCGCCGAATTTAAATTATCGACTGTAGATAAAAATAATAAGCCGTCATAAAAAATGATTACTGAATTTATTAAAAAGTGGTGGAGCAAGTTTTTGACTTACCTTCCTATAATCCTTGAGTTTATTAAAGTATGGTGGGGTAAATTTATAGCATGGCGCAAAGTCCGCCTGGCACGCTATCGCGGATTGGTTTGGTACCGTAAAATTGCCAACCTCTTTCTTACTTCTATTGTATTATTCCTGCTTTATCTTTTCATTGTCGATATCAATTTCTTATGGTTGTTTGGTAAATCGCCCAGCCTGAGAAG contains:
- the ffh gene encoding signal recognition particle protein; translation: MFESLSERLERSFKILKGEGKISEINVAETLKDVRKALLDADVNFKIAKTFTDTVKEKAIGQNVLTSLKPNQLMVKIVHDELAQLMGGASVDINLKGSPTVILMSGLQGSGKTTFSGKLANLLKTKRSKNPLLVACDVYRPAAIEQLKVLGEQLGVPVYSDLESKNPVSIAEAAIKHAKLHGNDVVIVDTAGRLAVDEAMMNEIAAIKKAINPQEILFVVDSMTGQDAVNTAKEFNDRLDFDGVILTKLDGDTRGGAALSIRSVVNKPIKFVGTGEKMDALDVFYPERMADRILGMGDIVSLVERAQEQYDEEDARRLQKRIAKNQFDFNDFISQIQQIKKMGNIKDLAAMIPGMGKALKDVDIDDNAFKGIEAIIHSMTPLERANPAMLNGSRKQRIAAGSGTTIVDVNRLLKQFDQTSKMMKMATMSQGKLKLGKRR
- a CDS encoding ACP phosphodiesterase, producing the protein MNYLAHIFLSGTDSQVKIGNFIGDFVKGNQLNSQPSRIRAGIVLHRKIDSFTDSHPVVIETIGMLRPVFGRYSGIVVDMYFDYFLAVSFSDYAGVRLNTFAFRFYVDLLFYYKYLPIKVKRFVFHFITTNRLKRYSTLEGLKSSLQIMSNHKIPAIDPDKTIDFLILNHDELEEKFHQFFPDLIQFVKSEFI
- a CDS encoding S41 family peptidase; the encoded protein is MKRSLFKFRFDLLLPFLFFFLLFSCKKDEVTPPTGPETDLKVSCVVDNSSPAIDGSVVYTITAQNIGSRDAQGVVVADTLSSGLTLVSSTPDKGSYDSQSGKWLIGDLAKNATVVLTIKAKVEAFGTIDNSVIISGKVTDKNADNDKSTVSIAVSLTSLTKEQHWSYDVFSNMKDIYLWTDALPSAFDPRKYNTPDDALTYLTGLKINSETGRAIDHYSFLDKIGNLSGEIGQGTASGDYGFMVTAGYNSSNQVSFFVTYVYKDSPAGLAGVARSYEIIKINGSDAVHPDADSQGYLVPTSAGYTNMVNSLFYSNTASFTFKKPDGTTLDASLAVGSYAINSVLYDAVMSVGAKKVGYMVFNQFLGASSQTELSNTIAKFETNGVQYLIVDLRYNGGGSVETCEKFCSLLAPASANGKVMYSYKMNQGLTQYYTSQRTSLTTNFAKTNSFQPTEIYFIVSGGTASAAELLINNLRPYYSGNLFLIGQTTYGKPCGFWATPIGYSDKQTTPKEGYDLYAVSFETVNANKEGGYYAGMTPGTVKYPGVKAYDSYNRSWGDVNDASLAQALNHISSGAFKVSSSSKVKAINTTPISNFDRSFKGMIDFRKHIILK
- a CDS encoding glycoside hydrolase family 25 protein, translating into MKSKYIIILVLLVGLVILAVIEYRKYISPKGINIDKNKYPITGIDISKHTGIINWEHIKKQKISFVYIKATEGQDYIDPNYYINLARARKANIKVGEYHFFRFNKSGKVQAQNFLSHALHDPEELTPVVDIEEWGNLPIYKSDAEIKKQIRLFLIEVQSVIHRKMIIYTNMDSYNRYIKGSFTQHPIWICSFSKSPKLPDNRNWLFWQHAHNGKLNGIKGDVDMNTFNGSELEWKAYLETLK
- a CDS encoding TetR/AcrR family transcriptional regulator; its protein translation is MRLKDEDKISRIYRAAIQVINKDGFQGSSMSKIANEADVSAATIYLYFENKDDMLKKLFIESKANKGKSYFHGGISHTPSKGTFRTIWLNHYQYIKENMDEYIFLENFSNCPLIDRIEKENKLDYCPVFETLFEQSKKIQLLQPLHNDIIYSLLFAPISYMVKKSKFQETELSTNDLIQIFEASWRAISI
- a CDS encoding NAD(P)H-dependent oxidoreductase, whose translation is MSLKDTLNWRYATKRMNGNKVPQEKIDNILEAIRLAPTSFGLQPFKVIVIENPELREKIFNEACQQPQVKEGSHILVFAANKKVSAEQIDEYMQLIAETRSIPVESLNDFKAMFGGIVAGTAEQNFVWTARQAYLAFGVGIVAAANEKVDATPMEGFNPAALDAILGLSEQNLSSTTILALGYRDEANDYLATAAKVRKSNNSLFDFK
- a CDS encoding nitroreductase family protein codes for the protein MELLDAFKWRYATKKFDPTKKVDQSLVDKILEAARIAPTSSGLQPFEVFVITNQELKNKIVPFAHDQQIVADCSHLLVFAAWDNYTAERIDHIYSLTTSEREQPADRYKAYTDRLKALYLNRPAAENFIHTARQAYISFAFAIAEAASLKVDATPVEGFINDEVDKLLNLKEKGLKSVTLLPIGYRDEANDWLLNLKKVRHPKEEFITEIA
- the metK gene encoding methionine adenosyltransferase; its protein translation is MGYLFSSESVSEGHPDKVADQISDAVLDNFLAQDKNSKVACETLVTTGQVVLAGEVKSTAYVNVQEVARKVINRIGYTKSEYKFDGDSCGIFSALHEQSSDINQGVERANPMDQGAGDQGMMFGYASKETKNLMPIALDLSHALVEELAAIRREGKYMTYLRPDSKSQVTIEYDDNNQPVKVHTVVVSTQHDDFIQPTATKTQEQADDEMLKTIREDVKNILIPRVKALDSQFAQLFKDDIILHVNPTGKFVIGGPHGDTGLTGRKIIVDTYGGKGAHGGGAFSGKDPSKVDRSAAYAARHIAKNIVAAGLANEVLVQVAYAIGVAKPMNLYINTYGTAQVKLTDGEIATKIEKLFDMRPKAIEERLKLRFPIYEETASYGHVGRTPVTVTKNFKDGNGKDFSQTVELFTWEKTDKVADIKAEFGL
- a CDS encoding thiol-disulfide oxidoreductase DCC family protein, whose translation is MSQSSVILFDGVCNLCCGWIRFLIRRDKKAAFTFVALQSDTGMTLLETVDLKAENLTSSNINTIVYIKNNQSFIESEAVLEILTNLGGIWRIFGVLRLIPLSLRDRIYRYIAAKRYSLFGKRTSCFLPTPENEKRFSL